Within the Chitinophagales bacterium genome, the region CCATTCTGATTGTAGTCGATATATATGGCTACTGCATTAGTAAAGGTGCCACCACAGGTTCCTACCTGAACTGAGAACGGAATAGATGCAGCTTGCTCTACATCCGGTGGAGTTAGGCCGGTAAAGTTTGAATATTTGTTCAATATAGATCCTGATCCGCCGGTTGTAGCACAGGTGCTGGTATTGCTTAACGTCCCAAAGGTGACTTTAAGAATTTCCTCATCTGCAGTACTGGTTGCATTTGAAGTACAATAACAGGAAGTGAACGGATTCATCTGTACTGTAGCCTGGTTAGATGTGGTGGATTGACCGCTGGCGGTGCAGGTAACTACTAACTGGTATATGGTAGTAACTGATTGGGTAGTGGTATAAGTAGTATTGGTTGCACCGCTGATGTTGGTAAACGTAGATCCGTCAGTAGATTTTTGCCACTGATAAGTTAAACCCGTTACAGGGTATGTGTAATCAATTGATAAGGTAAAGCTGGTAGTGCTGCATACGGAGCTTGGAGATGCCTGGGCATTTGCCTGGAACGGCGAGCCCGTACATGGAGCAAACAGGATCAGGTTATCGATGCCAATATCGGAAGCTCCGTTATCCGAAGTGGCCTCGAAGCGGATAACGCTCGTTGCCGAAGTGGCTGTAATTGCGACGGATTCATTGGTCCATGCAGATGCAGTGGTCAGGCTGAGGGTTGCAGCCCCAAACGTAACACCACCATCGGTTGACAGGTACACTTTAAGGTTATCGCTACCGGAAGTATTGATGTAATCGAAGGTTAATGTCTTCGTGCCTGCAGCAGAAAGGTCAATGTAAAGGTCAAGATCACCGGTAGTACCGGCTACTGCATTTTTAGAGTGGAACCTTGCCGAATGGGCTCCGTGGCTGAATGCAGGTGTATACGCACCACTGGTGTTTGTCCAGCCGGCGCTGCTGCCATCATCATCTCTTCTCCAGGAGTTATTGCCGCTGGATGGAATATTATTCCAGTTGTTATTAGGAACGTCATCTGTGGCACATACGCTCAGCCATGGTGATTCTTCAAAATCTTCCACGTAAGGAGCCACGGCATAAGCCGGCGTGTTCATATTCACCGGGATCGGTGATGAATAGATCAATGAATCGCCCGGCGTTAAGGTGCAGGCAACTACTGCACGGTAATAGGTGGTAGTGGTTTGGGTAGCATTGTAGGTGGCATTGGTAGCGCCAGTGATGGTGGTATAAGTAGCACCGCCATCAGTAGATTTTTGCCATTGGAAGGTGATTCCTGACAAGGTATAAGAAGTGCTCAGGGAAAGAACGAAAGGCGAGTTCGCACAAACCGGGTTGGCAGAAGAAAGCGTATTGGAGGTGGAAGGCTTGGAATTACAAGCCGGGGTAGTAGATATCGTAATCAGGTAATCTTCTGTTTCTCCAAGGGTAAAGGCAGAGCAGGCATTCACATCGGCAATGGCGGTGCTGCTTGAGCGAACGCGCATACCGGTAATGCCGGTAAGTGCAGTTGCAGGGATGGTGATGCTAACAGTGGAGGGTGTGCCTCCTGAGTTGGTAGTTACGGAGGTATATTCAGAAGCATCGAAGACGCCATTTTGATTATAGTCTATCCAGAAGCCAACCTGGCTTCCTGATCCTGATGTAACGGAGAACGTATAGTTAAATCCACGTGCAAGGATCGCTGTAGTGTTTCCTGCTGCAGGGAAAGAAGTGTAGGCATTCGTTCCCGAAGTGGTACAGGTAGAATTCGAATTTAAGGTAGTACCCTGTACTGCTACATTCGAAATATCATTGGCAGTGCACGAGCCGCCGAGGCCGGCCGTGCAGTAGCAGACGTAGAAGGGATTCATGAACACCGTGCCGGACGCAACTACCACATTTCCGCAGACATCCGTAATGTTATCGGTATAGGTAGTCTGTGAAGTAGGCGATACGGTGATGGATGCAGTGGTGGCACCGGTAGACCATTGGTGGGTGAAAGGCGCTCCCGCTCCGGAAGTAGTAGCTGTAAGGGTAGTAGAAGTACCGGAACAAATGGTGGGTGAATTAACAGAAGCAGTGAATATAGGCCCAATAGTAACTGAAACTGTTCCGGTATTTGAACAATTTGTGGAAGTGTTATTTGCTGTTACGGTATAGGTTGTATTAGCTGTTGGATTAACCGTTACGGTGCTGCCGGTTAAATTGCCAGGATTCCAGGTATAGGTAGTTGATCCTGAACTGGAAGTTCCGAGTTGTCCTGTGAAGGAGGTCAGTGGCCTGTTTGCATAGGTAGTTGCTCCTGTAGTAGCAGTGCACGCGCCTGTTGTACCAAGCAAATTGGTATTTGCTATAAAGGAAGGTGTGGTGGCTGCTAAAGTTGAAGTGCTGCCGGTTGAAGTTACAGTATAGCAAATATCTATGAGGATATTTGAAGTGCCGTCCCAATTGAATGGCGTTGTAAAGGTGTGAACATTATTGCCGCTTACTGGTGTGTAAGTTGCCGCTGTGTAAACTGTGGTGAAGGTTGCTGTTTGGAAGGTGGTGGTAAGCACTGTTGCAGCACTGTTTGCTAATTTAATAGTATAGTTAGAAGCGGAACCATTGCCAAGGCTGGTTACATTAAAAGTAATGGCGGTAAGATTTCCGGCAACAAATCCTGCACTGGTCAGTTCAGAAGCTTTAAACAGCATTTCATGCCTGAAATCTCCTGTTCCGTAACCATAGCGATAAACACCTCCGCCGAATTCGGTAGTTGTTTGAGTGCCAATAGCAGCCGTCCCCGATACAGAGCTTGATGCGGTTAAAGTAACAGGGCCACCCGAACAAGTAGTAGAAGGAGAGGCAGAAGCTGTTACCGGAGGTATTGAATTAACAATAACAGTTACACTATTGGTAGTAGTACATAAACCATCTGTTGCAGTTACTGTATAAACATATGTACCTAACACAGATGGAGTCACCGTTATATTTTGTCCTGAAGTGCCGCCTGCAGGAATTCCGCTTCCAGCCTGGGGATTAGCCGTCCAGGTAAAACTGTATGTATTAGTAGTTCCAGTCTGTACTGCAGTAAGCGCTAAACCACTGTTTAAGCAACCCGATGCAGAACCTGCTGTACCATTTGCCTTGGCTGTTACAGCATCCGGTTGAGTAACGGTTACTGTTACTGGGATGCGGGAACTTTCGCAACCGGTTGCAGAATTCAATACTGAAACGTAGAAAGTAGTAGTAGAGCTTATTGATGTGGTATAAGTATTTGAAGTACCGGATTGCAAGGCTATCAAAGTGCTGTTATCTGCATACCATTTGAATATAGGAGATGCAAATCCATTGGGGTCTGAAACTGATGCAGTTGGCACACCGGTACCACATTGAGTGCTGTTTGTACCAGTGGGAGCAGTTGGAACAGGATTAACTGTAACACTTACAGTTGCAGTATTAGAACATGTGGTGGCCGGGTTATAAGCCGTTACGGTGTAAGTAGTGCTTAATAAAGGGTTAACAGTAACGGTGTTACCATTTAAACCGCCAGGATTCCAGGTCCAGGTTAATGATCCTGAGCCTGTTGTTTGTACCTGACCTCCAAAAGTTATAACTGGTAAAGCCGCACTTGACGTCGATGTGGTTCCTACAATTCCACAAATGTTTGCGTTATCCTGGTAATAGCCATATACCGCTGTATAACTTTTCGTGGTAGCTGTGACAGCATCATTGCTGCTGTATAATATACCTCCTGTGCCACTTGGATCATTAGCGAAACAAATATCTATAACAATGTTTGAAGTGCCATTCCAATTGTAAGGGGCACTAAATGTAAATGTATTGGCACCTAATACCGAAGAATAAGAAGCGGTGCTATATACGGATGTAAAAGTAGGTGAAAGTAATGCAGTTAATGTTGTAGCAGAAGTTGAGCCAATTTTGATTGCATAATTTGCATATGGCAGGGTACTGCTTTTTGTAGATATGGTATATTTTAAACTAGTAAGGTTACCTGCCACAAGTCCTGCTGATGTTAAATCACTAGCCAATATAAGGTACTGAGTATGCTGTGCTTCCCAGGCTTGGGCAAATGGTGAAAGTCCACTACCGCTTTGAGTAGTACCTCCTGCACCGACCACAGCGGTTCCTGCACCTATAGCTGGTGTGGTTGCTGTTAATGTTACGTTAGAACCCGCGCAGGATGTTGATGGTGTAGCCGTTGCGGAGCTAATCGTTGGAGGAGGTGTAACTGTCAATGATACAGTAGACGTTGTGGTACAAATACCATCAGAAGCGGTTACGGTATATGCATAAGTACCCCCGGTTGTAGGTGTAACTGTTATATTTTGACCAGTTGTTCCACCAGGTGGTATGCCACTTCCTACCTGGGGATTCGCAGTCCAGGTAAAACTGTAAATATTATTGGTCCCGGCTTGTTCAGCCGTTAATGATACACTGGTATTCGGGCATACTGTTGCCGGTGTTGTTGAGCCATTTGCTTTGGCTGTAACTGCATCCGGATTTGTTACTGTTACTGTTACTGACGTGCGGGCGCTTTCACAACCGGTAGCAGGATTTACCACCGACACAAAAAATGTAGTAGTAACACTGATGGAAGTAGTATATGTAGTTGAAATGCTTGATTGTAGTGCAGTTGTACTGGTATTAGTTGAATACCACTTAAAGGTCGGTGTGGTAAATCCATTAGGATCAGATACAGAAGCTGTTGGTACCGCTGCACCGCATTGTGCTGAATTAATACCGGTAGGGGCAGTTGGCAAAGGATTTACAGTAACGGTAACACCTGATGAAGTAATTGAACAGCCATTGGCATCAGTGCCTTTTACATAATAAGTATTGTCACTAGTAGGATTTATGGTTAAAGGATTACCTGAACCTAAGTTAAAATTTGTACCATCTAAACTCCAAGCATAGCTTAATGAGGTAACCGCCTTGTTACCGGTGAAGGTTATATTTGGCCGCAATGTCGTTGTCGAAATAGCGCTTTGACCACAACCTGCTGTTACATCACTATAAAAATAAGCAACAGAGGTAAAGGAGGTTGAAGTATAAGTCATTGTCGTACTGCTTGAACCGGAAGTGCCTGAACCAAAACAAATTTCAACGACAATATTTGAAGTGCCATCCCAATTAAAAGGAGTGGTAAAATTATGTGTATTGACTCCTATAACTGGAGTATAAGAAGATGGGCCATATACTGTTGAAAAAGTTGGTGTCAAAAAAGTTGCAGACGCAAATGAAGCTGCACTTGTTGAAGCTAACTTAATAGTATAAGATGGTAAGGTTGCAGGGCTTCCTATTGAATTTACTGTAACTTTTAAAGAAGTTAAATTACCTGATGAAAAACCTTGAGCAGCTAATTCTGAGGCCAATATAATATACTGCTGCCTTCCATTGCCATAATAACTGGGATATAGGGTTCCTGTTACACTTGAACTACCACTAATCGAAGTACCGGAACCTATAGTACCCGATCCTAAACCTGTAAAACTCCCAGTTAATGTAAGATTATTACCTGAGCAAACAGGATTAGGCGAAGCAGCTGCAGTTGCAGTTACGCCGGTTAAAGGTGCGTCCTGGTAGGAAGTGCCATTCGTAGTTTTGGAAGTTGTTGCATCGGTTGCGGTTACAGACCAGGTTACTGTTGAATTTCCCGAAGCTGGAATAGGAGCTGTCCAGGTTGAAGTTGTGCCTGCTGTTACAGTCCCACCCGTCATAGTAACGCTAATGGGTGCACCTCCATTTAAGCTATATTTCAATACCACTGATATTATATTAGAAGAACCCGCCGTTATAGTGGCTGAAACTGTCCTGCCTGTTGCAGTACACTGGTTACCTGTCGGACTTATAGAGACACTATTAATAGTTACCCCTGTAACAGCGGTGCCTGTAAATTCATCGGCGCCAATATCGGGTGTGGTGGCACCCCTGGTTTGTCCATCATAATCATCGGTAATACCTGCAACAGAAGTTCCACCCGATTCAAGTTGGGTTGCTGAACCGGCAATAAGATGCAGGTCAGTTGCAGATACAAATGGAGGATTAGTACTAACAGAAGCACCGTCTTTTCCTGTTGCAGTTTGCCAAGCTGCCAATGTAGTCTGGGTACCAGCATTGTAATACCCAACACTTCCACTTGGAGCATAATAGTCGTTGTTGTTTATAGTTCCACCGGAAATATTTGTTGTAGCACCTGTATAGAAACAATAGCCAGCAGTGCTTATATTGTTATTGACAAGAATGTTATTCTGAAATTGTGAAATTGTTGCAGAAGATGTTACTCCAATGCAAGCTGAAAAACTATTTGAAGTTGTTCCTGTACTGTTTGCTACGAGGAAAGCAATTGTATTAAAATTGATCTTTATTAAGGTAGCACCGGCTGAAATGTAGATGCCATAATTTTCGAATGGTGACAAAAGTGAAGTTGAATATTTACTTCCTACAATATCTCTGATAAAATTATTATAGATGCTGATATTATCATTTGTTGCAGAACCGGTAATACTAATTCCATATGCTCCATAACCCCCGGTATTTGGTTGCATAATATCATGAATGTTATTTTTCCGTACAGTAGCACCTGCATTTACTGTTCCTATTTCTATACCGGCAATGGTTACACTATAACCAGTGCCAGATGCGCTTACATCCCCTGCGCGCATATCATTTCCCTCAATCAGAGCGGAAGTTGCTCCGGCAGTAGCAGAAGTATAGGAAATAAGTATATCACGCGACCCAATATTATCCGTGGCAGTACTACTGCCCATGATGTTGTTCTGTATTTTCAAAGTGTTATTAGGATAAGTTGCAGACGCCCCGGTAGCGCTAATACCCTGATAGCATCTTCTTATATCGTTGTTAAGAATAGTAATATTATTATTGCTGTAAGCTCCAGCCGTTGTAATGCTAGTACTACTTGCGTTGTTTGAGAATACAATTCCGTAAGAAGATGTTGTGGCTGTAGCACTATTCCTTCCACCCAAAATCAGGCAGTTTTTGATGGTGTTATTGGTGGCGCCGTCCAAGCCGGTAGTGCTCTTAGATCCCAAAACAATTGCAGCAGTTCCAGTACTTGCATTTGTTGCCACGGCAATAGTTAGATTTCTTGTGCCGGTAGTTCCGGGGTCATCGCCATCAATGGTGACATTATCGGCGCCATGCAGTTCAATAATACCTCTGCTTGCTGTGGGTACTAATGCGGAATTAACTGTAACATTTCCCGAAGGCATGATGGAAATGCTTGTGTAGCTGGATGTACCTCCGCTTGTTAACAATGGGGTGGGTGTAGCCGGCTCCGTAGTATTTGCCGTTATTTTAATCGTAATCACACCCTGGTGGGTACCAGCATTGATTGCTGTAAATGCAGAATTTAAATTACTGTAGGCTGTTGGACCTATAGTTCCGGCAGTGGCGGTAACAGAAACTTGTGCATTCACCCCATTAAAAAACAAAAGCAGGACTATGGAGAGCAGTCCTGCAAAAAGCTGAAAGCGTTTCACCCGGTTGAACGATTGACAACGTACTGATTGATTGCCTTTGGTTCGGTTGGAAGCAGCAGTGTAAAAGTTTATCATTTTCTTAATTTAGCTTGGAATGGGTGATTTCTTTTTTTTAGTCCTGGTGACAGGGCTTAATGATTTATGATGCTATGGTGAATAAAGAATCTTTCTGCAGAGTTGCGAGGTAACAGTGGTAAACAGGCTCTCTTTATGGAACAAGTATAGCCGGAGCCTATGATGGGCCGGCTATTGAGAACATTAGAAGAAAAATCGGGAGTGTAAAAATTCATTATATAGGCAACCGGGTTTCTTTCATTTTGATGGACAAAACTTACTTCAAGCGCACTTATTTAATGGATGCTTTACTGATTTTGGTATTGAGGACCGCAGGTATATAGGAAGGGATGCGGATATTTCGGGCGTGAAACTACGTTTGATTAGATTATCAGTATCCGCATATTTAGCGATATTCTTACTATTACCCAGTTTCAATAATATTAGGAGGATTATTATTCATCAAAGATATGGTGAGTTTTTTTAATTATATGAAGTTTGTTTAACGGTCTCCGCACCCTCTCACTTAATTTCTTTTGGCTTGATCCAAAAGAAACATCTCGATTTATTAGTGGTCAAGGCTTCCGGAAAACGAAGCGCTTCCCAGAAAATGAAAGCTTTTATTAAAGCTCTGGTGCTATTGGTTTGCGGCGCTTTGAGGTAGCACATTTTTCCTTTGCTATCGCGCAATTCATTTCATATGCTTCTTTTTCCGAAGGCCAATTAAAAGTTTGAGCAGCAGGGATCGCATGGCTGCTTCCCCCTACCCTCTAACTCCCTAAAGGGAGAACCACTCCCCACTGTTCGAGTTTTTTTGAGCGTGGAAGTTCCCCTTTAGGGGACTAAGGGGTTGCGGTGCTATATTAAGTGAAGCATAAAATTACCGTTGACGAGCCTTATTTACTTTCCGTCATGCTGAATTCATTTCAGTATCTTATCAAACTCACTTT harbors:
- a CDS encoding Ig-like domain-containing protein, producing MINFYTAASNRTKGNQSVRCQSFNRVKRFQLFAGLLSIVLLLFFNGVNAQVSVTATAGTIGPTAYSNLNSAFTAINAGTHQGVITIKITANTTEPATPTPLLTSGGTSSYTSISIMPSGNVTVNSALVPTASRGIIELHGADNVTIDGDDPGTTGTRNLTIAVATNASTGTAAIVLGSKSTTGLDGATNNTIKNCLILGGRNSATATTSSYGIVFSNNASSTSITTAGAYSNNNITILNNDIRRCYQGISATGASATYPNNTLKIQNNIMGSSTATDNIGSRDILISYTSATAGATSALIEGNDMRAGDVSASGTGYSVTIAGIEIGTVNAGATVRKNNIHDIMQPNTGGYGAYGISITGSATNDNISIYNNFIRDIVGSKYSTSLLSPFENYGIYISAGATLIKINFNTIAFLVANSTGTTSNSFSACIGVTSSATISQFQNNILVNNNISTAGYCFYTGATTNISGGTINNNDYYAPSGSVGYYNAGTQTTLAAWQTATGKDGASVSTNPPFVSATDLHLIAGSATQLESGGTSVAGITDDYDGQTRGATTPDIGADEFTGTAVTGVTINSVSISPTGNQCTATGRTVSATITAGSSNIISVVLKYSLNGGAPISVTMTGGTVTAGTTSTWTAPIPASGNSTVTWSVTATDATTSKTTNGTSYQDAPLTGVTATAAASPNPVCSGNNLTLTGSFTGLGSGTIGSGTSISGSSSVTGTLYPSYYGNGRQQYIILASELAAQGFSSGNLTSLKVTVNSIGSPATLPSYTIKLASTSAASFASATFLTPTFSTVYGPSSYTPVIGVNTHNFTTPFNWDGTSNIVVEICFGSGTSGSSSTTMTYTSTSFTSVAYFYSDVTAGCGQSAISTTTLRPNITFTGNKAVTSLSYAWSLDGTNFNLGSGNPLTINPTSDNTYYVKGTDANGCSITSSGVTVTVNPLPTAPTGINSAQCGAAVPTASVSDPNGFTTPTFKWYSTNTSTTALQSSISTTYTTSISVTTTFFVSVVNPATGCESARTSVTVTVTNPDAVTAKANGSTTPATVCPNTSVSLTAEQAGTNNIYSFTWTANPQVGSGIPPGGTTGQNITVTPTTGGTYAYTVTASDGICTTTSTVSLTVTPPPTISSATATPSTSCAGSNVTLTATTPAIGAGTAVVGAGGTTQSGSGLSPFAQAWEAQHTQYLILASDLTSAGLVAGNLTSLKYTISTKSSTLPYANYAIKIGSTSATTLTALLSPTFTSVYSTASYSSVLGANTFTFSAPYNWNGTSNIVIDICFANDPSGTGGILYSSNDAVTATTKSYTAVYGYYQDNANICGIVGTTSTSSAALPVITFGGQVQTTGSGSLTWTWNPGGLNGNTVTVNPLLSTTYTVTAYNPATTCSNTATVSVTVNPVPTAPTGTNSTQCGTGVPTASVSDPNGFASPIFKWYADNSTLIALQSGTSNTYTTSISSTTTFYVSVLNSATGCESSRIPVTVTVTQPDAVTAKANGTAGSASGCLNSGLALTAVQTGTTNTYSFTWTANPQAGSGIPAGGTSGQNITVTPSVLGTYVYTVTATDGLCTTTNSVTVIVNSIPPVTASASPSTTCSGGPVTLTASSSVSGTAAIGTQTTTEFGGGVYRYGYGTGDFRHEMLFKASELTSAGFVAGNLTAITFNVTSLGNGSASNYTIKLANSAATVLTTTFQTATFTTVYTAATYTPVSGNNVHTFTTPFNWDGTSNILIDICYTVTSTGSTSTLAATTPSFIANTNLLGTTGACTATTGATTYANRPLTSFTGQLGTSSSGSTTYTWNPGNLTGSTVTVNPTANTTYTVTANNTSTNCSNTGTVSVTIGPIFTASVNSPTICSGTSTTLTATTSGAGAPFTHQWSTGATTASITVSPTSQTTYTDNITDVCGNVVVASGTVFMNPFYVCYCTAGLGGSCTANDISNVAVQGTTLNSNSTCTTSGTNAYTSFPAAGNTTAILARGFNYTFSVTSGSGSQVGFWIDYNQNGVFDASEYTSVTTNSGGTPSTVSITIPATALTGITGMRVRSSSTAIADVNACSAFTLGETEDYLITISTTPACNSKPSTSNTLSSANPVCANSPFVLSLSTSYTLSGITFQWQKSTDGGATYTTITGATNATYNATQTTTTYYRAVVACTLTPGDSLIYSSPIPVNMNTPAYAVAPYVEDFEESPWLSVCATDDVPNNNWNNIPSSGNNSWRRDDDGSSAGWTNTSGAYTPAFSHGAHSARFHSKNAVAGTTGDLDLYIDLSAAGTKTLTFDYINTSGSDNLKVYLSTDGGVTFGAATLSLTTASAWTNESVAITATSATSVIRFEATSDNGASDIGIDNLILFAPCTGSPFQANAQASPSSVCSTTSFTLSIDYTYPVTGLTYQWQKSTDGSTFTNISGATNTTYTTTQSVTTIYQLVVTCTASGQSTTSNQATVQMNPFTSCYCTSNATSTADEEILKVTFGTLSNTSTCATTGGSGSILNKYSNFTGLTPPDVEQAASIPFSVQVGTCGGTFTNAVAIYIDYNQNGLFSDAGEQVYLSAAGISGPHTESGNITIPVSALLGITQMRVISMETSTPSAISSCGTYSWGETEDYYINITAAPFCTGKPAASTTLSSVTSACSNTPFTLSLGTTYAQSGTAFQWQSSSDGINFTDISGATNLTYAASQTAPTWYQAVITCTNTGDTTQSQKKQILMNNFLNCYCTSNATSTVDEDIFNVTLGTLNNTSTCSTTGGAGSLLNKYSNYTGVTAPLVQQGSATAFSVQIGTCNNSYTYTNGFKIYIDYNQNGSFSDANELVYTSPFVLGNHTESGTITVPVTATTGTTQMRVVSVETSSASGISPCGTYTYGETEDYYINITAAPDCGSATGGTITPNTVAVCASNTATTLTATGIPALSGFTYQWLVSSASGSGYVAVTGGSGATTSSYTTPNNLTGGTYYYVLQVTCTKCGSCATALSNEVAVTVNDPMITGTTPAARCGTGTVNLQATSTSGSTVNWYTAATGGTPLASGNSFTTPSISTTTTFYASASVGGTSGTLGPVSPSIGAFSTSFTGSYEIFDVTSNVTLNSVDVYATAAGNVIVTVLNSSGTVLQTSATVTITAAQANSTSTTVGTPITIPLGFALTPGTSYRLNYASGSTATLLRNSSGATATYGPVNGVTITGNSNATTGYYYNFYNWSLSSGCESARTAVVATVTTPPAITSATATPSTICAGQSTVLSASSTSNPSYTFVWNPGNLPNNTSVTPTGTTTYTVTATDNTNGTYGGCSATATATVVVNPLPVISSATATPGAICPGGSAVLSANSGSAGSATIGTSTSTELTNSPYRSGLTPSTRTQYLFTAAELSAAGVTAGSITSISWNVTSAGSGTMTNYTISIAPVTATSFSSTTFLTGTFTTVYTAASYNAVVGTNLHTFNTPFTWDGTSNIVVNLCYDVVSASGSSTVSSNTTAFVSVDQKAGFAGACSLTTGTTGSNRPLTTFGYNSDQTSSLTFTWNPGNLSGASVTVTPNGTTTYTVTAKNPATTCTSTATVSVTVNPNANAGTISGASSVCVGLTTTLTSNGDAGGSWSSDNTAAATVSSTGVVTGVSAGSATITYSVTNTCGTATATKSITVNPNANAGTISGASSVCAGLTTTLSSNGDAGGAWSSGNTAVATVGTSGVVTGVSAGTATITYSVTNTCGTATATKSITVNPNANAGIISGASSVCVGLTTTLTSNGDAGGSWTSNNTSVATVNSSGVVTGVSAGSATISYTVTNTCGTATATKSITVNPNANAGIISGASSVCAGATTTLSSNGDAGGPWSSDNTAVATVSSSGVVTGVSTGTATISYTVTNTCGTATATKSITVNPNANAGTISGASSVCVGLTTTLTSNGDAGGTWSSDNTAVATVSTSGVVTGVSAGSATITYTVTNTCGTATATKSITVNPNANAGTISGASSVCVGLTTTLTSNGDAGGSWSSDNTAVATVSTSGVVTGVSAGTATITYQVTNTCGTASTTKLVTVNPNANAGTISGTGSVCIGTTTTLTSNGDAGGTWTSGNTAVATVNASGVVTGVSTGTATITYSITNTCGTATATKSITVNPNANAGTISGSGSVCSGATTTLSSNGDAGGTWTSDNTAVATVSTSGVVTGVSAGSATITYSVTNTCGTATATKSITVNPNANAGTISGTGSVCIGTTTTLTSNGDAGGTWTSDNTAVATVNASGVVTGVSTGTATITYSVTNTCGTATATKSVTVNPNANAGTISGASSVCVGLTTTLSSNGDAGGTWSSDNTAVATVSTSGMVTGVSAGSATITYSVTNTCGTATATKSITVNPLANAGTITGASSLCAGATTTLSSNGDAGGTWSSDNSAVATVNASGVVTGVSAGSATITYTVTNTCGTATATKSITVNPNANAGTISGASSVCAGVTTTLSSSGDAGGTWSSDNTAAATVNSSGVVTGVNAGSATITYTVTNNCGTATATKSITVNPNANAGTISGASSVCTGSTITLSSNGDAGGSWSSDNTAVATVDGNGLVMGVSTGNATITYTVTNTCGTANATKTIAVNVCSSTVNIKMFIQGYYQNIGSPTPMDNFGAGGCLFVTGLSANVNDADSVTVCLIDPNTLSQVDCAKGILQTNGQLSVSFAGSVTGNYYLKVTHRNTIETWSAQPVDISLGYDFTTNSNKAYGGNMVEMEPGIWAFYSGDIADAGLGLGFQDNVVESSDYSEMENAVYLVLTGYIIQDITGDGVVESSDYSIMENNTYLVISSIHP